One segment of Planctomycetota bacterium DNA contains the following:
- the mamK gene encoding MamK family actin-like protein, producing MANTKTILESQADDSGREVQAMVMGIDLGTSRSSIAAMNGVRKTVESYVGYAKDAVSRKHLGADILYGRDALDNAMSVNLYRPLEKGVIKGTLGDDTDELDKNLEAAKLLVHRLVELTKPSRDDALYGVIGVPSQASDKNKEGILESAKDIFDAVMIVSEPFTVAYGMERLSDVLVVDIGAGTTDLSRMHGTVPAAEDERSFPIAGDAIDRELHKLLTEKHPEASITVNMCKKFKENYGYVSDTKDSIIVQLPVKGKPTDFDITEDMKAACEILVEPILEGVADLIATFNPEFQEKLRNNIIIAGGGSQMRGLNSRIEKGLERVGGGKVTVVDEPIYSGANGALQLALDMPADYWQQLSD from the coding sequence ATGGCCAACACCAAAACGATTCTCGAATCCCAGGCGGACGATTCCGGACGCGAAGTCCAGGCGATGGTCATGGGCATCGACCTCGGCACCAGCCGAAGCTCCATCGCCGCGATGAACGGCGTTCGAAAGACCGTCGAGTCCTACGTCGGTTACGCCAAAGACGCCGTCAGCCGCAAACACCTCGGTGCCGACATCCTGTACGGCCGAGATGCGCTCGACAACGCGATGAGCGTCAACCTCTATCGCCCGCTCGAGAAGGGTGTCATCAAGGGCACGCTCGGCGATGACACCGACGAACTCGACAAGAACCTCGAAGCGGCCAAGTTGCTCGTCCACCGCCTCGTGGAGCTGACCAAGCCGTCTCGCGACGACGCGCTGTATGGCGTGATTGGCGTCCCGTCGCAGGCGAGTGACAAGAACAAGGAAGGCATCCTGGAGTCCGCCAAGGACATCTTCGACGCGGTCATGATCGTGTCTGAGCCGTTCACCGTGGCCTACGGCATGGAGCGGCTCAGCGACGTCCTCGTCGTCGACATCGGTGCCGGCACGACCGACCTCAGCCGCATGCACGGCACCGTCCCCGCGGCGGAAGACGAGCGATCCTTCCCGATCGCCGGCGACGCCATCGACCGCGAACTGCACAAGCTCCTGACCGAGAAGCACCCCGAGGCCTCGATCACGGTCAACATGTGCAAGAAGTTCAAGGAGAACTATGGCTACGTCAGCGACACCAAAGACTCGATCATCGTCCAGCTGCCGGTCAAGGGAAAGCCGACCGACTTCGACATCACCGAAGACATGAAGGCTGCTTGTGAGATCCTGGTCGAGCCGATCCTGGAGGGTGTCGCGGACTTGATCGCGACGTTCAATCCCGAGTTCCAGGAGAAGCTCCGCAACAACATCATCATCGCGGGCGGCGGCAGTCAGATGCGTGGGCTCAACAGCCGCATCGAAAAGGGCCTCGAACGCGTCGGCGGCGGCAAAGTGACAGTCGTCGACGAGCCGATCTACTCCGGAGCCAACGG